The Aspergillus luchuensis IFO 4308 DNA, chromosome 4, nearly complete sequence DNA window GAAATCCATGCGGAGGTAACATCCGGTCTATAGGGCTATGGAATGCCGCCGCAATATATAAAGGGTGAATCAAGCGGGTTCTCGGTAGTAAGTGAATAATGAACATCAACTGATCACAGGTACAACTCAGTAAGTAGGGAACTCCAAGAGGTCAAGATGACAAAATTATGCTGATAACTAGTATTTTTGTGCACGTACTTTTAAGTCAAGCCAGAGACCATTGGAAGGAACATAAGAGGTTATTTTGAAATACAGATCATATTCTAAGGGGGAGAATTTCTGACAATTGGTTTATGTAGTCAAAACATTTACCGCTCTTCAACAAGGAACGGGGCTGTGGTTTAGTGGTATAATATTCCCTTAGCATGGGAGAGgtccggggttcgattccccgcagctccaacctttttttctctcccctctatATTGACTCACACCCTTGTTGCGCGCCCTTCCGTTCGGTCGGATATGTCCACctctttattttatctatttatatttatcaCACAGAATTGTGCGGCCATTGACATCTTCGCCCCTAAAATGGTATTCTTTCTTACGGCATAGAACGACGGGCTTAGTCGAAGTTGTGTCCTCTCAATTCCAACGACAAGCTTCCGACCGGGGTACCAGAACACTGAGCGCCGTTTTCCCATGGGATTATACCAATTACCCGAGTCCATGGAAGTATCAAGCACACTCTTTGGTACGCTAACAAAGTAATGATAAGCTTTCCTGGATGCTACTAACCACGTCTCACCTGCTTGTAGTAAAGATAGACGATAGCTGGTGCTGCCAACAGCGGATTCTTTCATGCTGAGTTCCCGCTCCTATGGATCCTGCCGTGGACAGCTCGCTCATACCCTCTGCTACTCTGGGATTATCTCCGCTTGGATAGTAACTAGGTAGCTAGGGTGACACTCGCACTAATTATCTGGATATCTTATCCTACATAACTCCCGTGGAAATCAAACAGGGTTTGCTGGGGTAACCTACAACCAGTTATATGGTCGATCGTTTGAGGACTAGTCGGTATATTGCAATACTGCCTGGAATCATCGAGAGAACATCTTACAATTGGAAAAAAGCTATGTATACAACGTGCGTTAGATTTCTTGATAGTGTCAACTAGCGAGACTAATATCTATGTATGTTCATTCAGAAAGGTTCCGCCCAGGAAACATTGAGTGGTGTGATTCTATGCAGTCACCTCATCAATTACATAGAATCAGGAGAAGACATCCTCAAACAGTCGGTTGACTTATTCCTCAACACCATGAAACAAGCGCAGCATGCCTTTGGCAGCGTGCGCTCCAAGAGCATCTAGActccccattcccatcatTTCGAGCACACTGATATCGAACCCGAAAACCGACTTCCACCACTGTCTCAACTCAATAGCAACGAGGGAATCCAACCCGAGATCCGACAGAGAGGATGATGTCTGCAACTCTTCCTCTGGCTTCAACAAGAAATCGCACACCTTCCTTCCGATCTCTCGAGCAAGGAACTGAGCAGACTCGGACTGACCCAGTAAATCAGCGTCCCCCTTCGCCTTAGTGATGAAGGACTGCAGATCGTCGCTGGAGAACCCAGCTGCTGTAGAATTGGAATCTTCATTGTTATGAAAGGCCGCCATGCGAATATCACCCTTCCAGAGAGAACGTTCGCCTGGGTTATACAAGCACATGTTGGACCGGATACCAAGATAGAAGTTCCCCGATGTCGAATTCACGGCTGCCTCGACGGCTTCAAGAAGCTCCTGCTCGGAGATAGCGCCCTCTGAGCCACCAGTATGGGCAAACCGTTGCATGACCCCCTCATTCTCTGCTACATATCCCACTTCTTCAACGGCACCTATCTGAATGGCGCAGGCTGGAAGCCCCAGGTTGGAGCGGTACTGAGCAAAGGCGTCCATGAAGGTATTGGCACCTGCATAGTTAGTCTGGCCTGGCTGTCCAAAAATACCA harbors:
- a CDS encoding beta-ketoacyl reductase (COG:Q;~EggNog:ENOG410QD82;~InterPro:IPR009081,IPR036736,IPR036291,IPR020806, IPR013968;~PFAM:PF00106,PF00550,PF08659;~antiSMASH:Cluster_4.5;~go_function: GO:0031177 - phosphopantetheine binding [Evidence IEA]) is translated as MQQGVHLGKIVVSMRNAAGEVALSESENVVHQKKVTQFDSSGSYLLVGGVGGLGRSISTWMVERGARHLIYLSRSAGTTDAHLEFSQELASMGCRADFVQGTVSNLDDVTKAMKQAHGHLKGIFQMSMVLRDQSFPRMTKSEWDTAVDPKVKGTWNLHQASTSINADLDFFVMFSSLSGIFGQPGQTNYAGANTFMDAFAQYRSNLGLPACAIQIGAVEEVGYVAENEGVMQRFAHTGGSEGAISEQELLEAVEAAVNSTSGNFYLGIRSNMCLYNPGERSLWKGDIRMAAFHNNEDSNSTAAGFSSDDLQSFITKAKGDADLLGQSESAQFLAREIGRKVCDFLLKPEEELQTSSSLSDLGLDSLVAIELRQWWKSVFGFDISVLEMMGMGSLDALGAHAAKGMLRLFHGVEE